The genomic interval AGTGTAGACTATAAATATCCTTTTCCTCTCCTACTTACAGATGCCCCGTCACTGCTCTGCGACTGGCTGCTGCACCCGTGACACACCTGAGACACGCAACCGAGGCATTTCCTTTCATCGGTAAGAACTGATGCCATCTGGCCCTATTTCAGATCAATGACCATGTTGAACAGAGGGCAGGCTGGGTTTAATCCGCTTCAGTTATGGGAGGGAACTTAGCAGCCAAGCCTATCCTGTGATGTGCCTAGGGAGAACTCATTCATAGCATTGCATGTTTCATCCCAGCCTAACTCAGTTTCATCCTGTATGTGTTCTCACAGACTGCCAAAGGACAATCCCCGACGAGCAACATGGTTGGAAAACTGTCGGAGAAAGGACATGAGTGGCCAAGGTCTTTGGGACCCTGCCTCTAAGTATGTTTACTTTTGCTCCAAGCACTTTGAGAAGAGTTGCTTCGAACTGGTGGGCACCAGGTAGGTCATCAAAGAATGATAGGGTATGAAGGGTCAGGCAAAGTTTAAATGGTTCAACAGTGTCTTAGATGGCACATTGGACACTGGTTATGATGCTACTGACAGGTGGACTACAGCTGCAGCTTCCATGTTTTAAAGCCTTCAAGCAGAGAAAGGGTCTTGCCTTCAAGaccagataggatctggtgtttTCAGAGTATTTTTACAAATCCATGTTTTGCATTTGACATATTTGAGAGTATGGAGCCTATTTTGGGGGAAGAGTCATGtgggcattggggggggggaggggggatccagTTCAAGCCTTGAGACCTCTACCAATCCACAAAGTTCTCAGCACTTTGCAGAGTTTTTCAGTTGAAAAACCATtttcatcaatcaatcaatcaaattagGCAAAATAATGCTGTTAGGAGGTaccagaaaataaaacaaaaccctccAAAAAGAAATGGGACAGTGCCTGCCCTTGGGCAGCAGTCATCAGTAATATAACATGCATCTGCTTTAGTTAAGAGGTTAGGTGCTCATCATGCACAGGGACTGACTGTGTGTGTCATTTCTCTAGATTGACTGTTGTTCAGAGTAGACAGTACTGGATGAGAGAGACCTATAGTCTGAACAGTGTAGGACAATATCAAATCTTTATGTGAGAATGAAGAAGAGGGAAGCTGTAGTATAGACATCAAAATGGATTCTCCCCATTGTCTTTATTGGCGAGTGGAGGAGCACAAATCAAAGTATTGTGAGTCACACAGGGCTATTTAATGTGGACCCATGCATTTATGGACATGCAGAGAGTTGAGCACATAATACTGTGGAGCAGAAAGGAAGCTAACACCTTCCAGAATCTTGGAGCATTCAGAACATCTCATGTTTTTGCCCAGAGGTCCACAATTCAGAGGATCTTCTGCCAGGGAGAAATGCCAGGCTAGCCAGCCAgctatttattgatttgatttgatatataccccacctttctccacctttctccacctttctcccaaaagggtattcaaggtggcttataaatgCTACTGGTTTCTTTCTAGTGGTTACCATCGGCTCAAGGAGGGTGCTGTTCCAACTATATTTGAATTCCATGGCAAGCCGCACCAAAAATCAAAGCTAGGCAACTCCAAACTGGCAAAACTAAAGCAGAAGCAAAGGTGAGTACTGACCATCCAACCCTGTCTTAAGTCCTGCTGAGGTTTACTCTGCAGTAAGTGTCACTGTGTTCGGTAGGACCGAGTCCTTAGTAAGAGATCCTGGATTATATGTAGTATGTGGCCTAAATTTGGATCTGGCTATTCCCAGCAGTATCCATTTGTCTTTCTCGCCATCTTTTTTCTATCCTTTCAACAGTCTAGGTCCATTAAATGAAAGGATTATTTGCCTGGGACTGCTtagagactttggcctgttacagactgccaaaataaagctgcttcaggtctctttggaggtatgctatttaaatgatgcatggatcctaagagtctggaggtcgcgccaaagccacactccattcctaagcactggagtgcagctttggtgcagcttccggattcttaggatgcatgcatcatttaaacagcatacctccaaagagacccgaagcaggtttattttggcagtctgtaacaggcccttctTTACTTTCCATATCTAAGTATGACACTTCCTCTTTTGCGCCATGCAGGTCTGCTTGAGCGTTGTGGAGCAAAAACATATCTTTAGTGGGTCCTCAGCATCTCCAtgcttaattttctttctttttgcctccTTGTGTGTGGGAGGACGGTGGCTGTTCTTTCCCACTACTTTCCTGCCTGATCCTTATTCTCTTCCTTTCCTACAGCTGTAATCCTTGTTCAGAGGAGTCACCTCCATTGTGCATGGATATCTCATGCTTCCCAGCACAAGAGCTACCAAGTCCTGGAGCTGCTCCCACTAGTGGTGAGCCTCGAAGCCAGCCCATCCTTCCTGGGCCAGAAGCAGAACCCTTGGCCACTCTGTCAGACATTCACCAAGAACAGTCTCCAGCTGCTACAGCCCAAGAAGAAGCATCTCCGTCTCCAGCTCTCCCTGAAACTGTGGGTGATCCATCCCATCCTGTGTCTCTCTCCCTATACATGCTgcgcctccctcctcctgctggtGCCTACATCCAGAATGAGCACAGTTACCAGGTGGGTAGTGCCTTGCTGTGGAAACGACGGGCAGAAGCTGCACTCAGTGCTTTGGGGAAAGCACAGCGGCAATTGCAAGCCTGTCGGCGCCGGGAACAGCGACTCCGCCTGCGGATCTGTGAGCTACAGCGTGAACGACAGCCACACAGTGCTGATGCGCATCGACGACTTAAGGAGCATCTGCAGGTCTTCGAACTACAGCTACTCAATGACCTTGAGTGACTTTGGGATGGGCCAAACCTGACATTTCCCTGATTGGCTCAGTTATGGCTTTGGCTATAGGAGACCTCCATTGGCCAAGCTATGTGTCAGAGCTTGAAGCTGTATGAACTAATGGGTCATTTGACACTTGCTTCCTTCCCTTGACCACTCATGTTTACTCTGTATCTGTAAATAAAGATTGTTTTGTATGAGTGGGATAGTGTCCCAACTCAACTGAAAGTAATGTGGTTGCTTATGCACAAAATCAGGATAGCTATTAACCCACAGCCTTCAGTATAAACAGGCAGGATCATACAATTTCTAATTATGTGGCTGCTCAGCTTTCCTCATGAGAGTCTTGAAATAGTTGTTGGCTGACAAAAAAAGAGCCTTATTATTTTCACCTGAAATATGAGGCCATAGAAGTCTTAATATCTCACAAGCCAGTGTTTTGTCTCCAAAGAGCATCTACATCTggttattacagttggccctctgtatccacatttttttttacccatggattcaagaatcTACGGactcacaatattttttaaatatataaattccaaaaagcaaaccttgattttgccattttatataaggtacaccattttattatcccattgtatttaatgggacttgagcatccacggattttggtatccactgggggtcctggaaccaaaccaaagtggataccaagggcccactgtactgatcCATACAATATATTTCACCTGATTAATCTGCATCAGACAGAAGAATGGGGTGTTGTGTCAGCCAAGAAAAATACATGCTAGAAATGACATTGTCTATCAAGAACTGATTCATTAAAATTGGATGGTTTTAGTGAATAAACTAAGCTGCAAGCTTAAGTGGGATTGGTACTGTCACACCTTCTGTCTGAAGATGAGTTAGGTTTGCTGTAAATAAATCTTTAGGTCACAGGATGTCGGGGGAGAAACCCGAGACCTTTAAATGCTGGATTTCTATCAGATCCATCTGGCATGACCAGTGCAGAAACTGCAAAAACTGAAACTTCATTAAGGAAAAATAATCAACTAGTAACACatatttaaaattacttttagatGACATTGAAATGACCTTCCCAAATAGATTTGAAGAAACAATAAATTTAATTTGTCACGCCATTTGTTAGCAGGtgtaatgttgtttttaagtaAGTTTGCTGCCTCTCTTGTGACCCCCAAAGTATTATTTATGTCTTTGTTTCatctgtatgctgcctttctcccacagtgggacccagagcagctccCGGAAAGAGtcgcttaaaaaaaaaaacaggagaataaaattttaaacgcaattaaaataatcacatcaaacagtacaaaattatttaaaagacaacATGCCAATAAAAAGGTTTCCCAGCTTATACATTAAAAGcatgcttaaacaaaaaggtcttcagctgCTGGTGcaaagaaagcagggaaggggccacCCAAGCCTCTTGAGGAAGGGCTTTCCAGGGCATAGGAGCAGCTCTCTCATGTCCTCAAAGACAGGATCTAGAGGAAACCTTCCCCTTCTTAGAACTTGGcagattcatatggggagatatagtTTTTTGAGATAGTGTAGACCTAGGCCATATAGCCTGGGCTATAcaagtcatgaccagcactttgacttgTGCCTGGAAATGATTTTAAGACGGCATCACattcatccaggacttatctAGTGatgatccaggaatgctccagcaacaaaccattcccaggacttccccatgaaaatacatgtgaaaatcttcacacgATCGCGCAAATATGCCAGGAGTGTGCCTTTTACCCCAGCTATTTGTTCCTCTTGTTCCACTGAAATCTTTAAAATGTCAGCCTggcaagtttatcacactggagaatCCTGTGTGGAAATGGGTTTAAATcaccccacaaaagtgggttgattttcacacaaagtGGTGTTAACGCAAACGGAAAGTAGatgaaagctgctcctttttacttttggaaaatcccgacattaaaaaggagtggcttttgcttactttccatttggattaacaccagtttaacaagAACAtttgtgaaaatcaacccgcttttgtattttgttttgttttcagcttttaaatcccatttttggcaTGGGGTTTCCCCcgcgtgataaactcctgtgacaGCATTTAGCAATGAGAAGCAATAGGACCACAGGAGGGCAGCTTAGCACAAGGAACGAAAAACACATTGGACTGGACAAGAGTGAGTCTATGGGTGCGTCTACactagaaataacgcagtttgacacccctgtaactgccatggctccatcctacagggtcctgggatatgtagcttggtgaggcaccagcatgttttgatagagaaggctataggtcatgtaaaattacaaatcccagaggatGGGGACCTCATGAAGGTTTTCAGCtctttctgcagtggggatggaGAGCTGGGTGAGAAAGAAAGGCTGCTTATCATGGAGgacagcgtggcatagtggtttgagagttggagtacaactctggaggccagggttcaaatcctggctgggccatacaaaccccactggatggccttgggcaagtcacactctctcagcctcagaggatggccatgacagccccctctgaagaaacaataataataataatggtaacaattttttatttatatgccgtctCTTCCCgtaggatcgaggcggcttacaatcacaacaaaatacaaaacaataagGCAGTAACAACATCCAATACACAAATAAACCACAACTCTAataaattcattatatatatatatatggaatcctgggagctggagattgttgtggagcccagagcagagctcaaactccaactcccagaatttcattgccttgagccacaaagagttaaagcggtgccaaaccgggttatttctccagtgcggatgcagcaagagagagcgagagaaggCGGATGGAAAAAAGAGCCAGCCCCTCTCTTTGACTTTTACTTTCGTTTGTGTTAGAAAACGAAGAGGAGAAAGGCGACAGGGAAAGAGGTAGGTTCCCTCCCCACTTTCACTACCTTTCCCCAAAATTATTCCTCACTGAGGGAAAC from Sceloporus undulatus isolate JIND9_A2432 ecotype Alabama chromosome 6, SceUnd_v1.1, whole genome shotgun sequence carries:
- the THAP7 gene encoding THAP domain-containing protein 7 isoform X2 — protein: MPRHCSATGCCTRDTPETRNRGISFHRLPKDNPRRATWLENCRRKDMSGQGLWDPASNGYHRLKEGAVPTIFEFHGKPHQKSKLGNSKLAKLKQKQSCNPCSEESPPLCMDISCFPAQELPSPGAAPTSGEPRSQPILPGPEAEPLATLSDIHQEQSPAATAQEEASPSPALPETVGDPSHPVSLSLYMLRLPPPAGAYIQNEHSYQVGSALLWKRRAEAALSALGKAQRQLQACRRREQRLRLRICELQRERQPHSADAHRRLKEHLQVFELQLLNDLE
- the THAP7 gene encoding THAP domain-containing protein 7 isoform X1: MPRHCSATGCCTRDTPETRNRGISFHRLPKDNPRRATWLENCRRKDMSGQGLWDPASKYVYFCSKHFEKSCFELVGTSGYHRLKEGAVPTIFEFHGKPHQKSKLGNSKLAKLKQKQSCNPCSEESPPLCMDISCFPAQELPSPGAAPTSGEPRSQPILPGPEAEPLATLSDIHQEQSPAATAQEEASPSPALPETVGDPSHPVSLSLYMLRLPPPAGAYIQNEHSYQVGSALLWKRRAEAALSALGKAQRQLQACRRREQRLRLRICELQRERQPHSADAHRRLKEHLQVFELQLLNDLE